The Streptomyces sp. Je 1-332 genome has a window encoding:
- a CDS encoding sigma-70 family RNA polymerase sigma factor gives MIARVRAGEAEAYAELVRAFTGLALRAAVALGAGADAEDVVQQAFFKAYCSLGRFRDGSAFKPWLLSIVANETRNTVRSAVRQRSLVGREAALAEAEPLIPESADPAVAALRDERRTALLAALDRLSEEHRLVVTYRYLLEMDETETAEALGWPRPGSTRASARR, from the coding sequence GTGATCGCGCGTGTGCGCGCCGGGGAGGCGGAGGCGTACGCGGAGTTGGTGCGCGCCTTCACCGGGCTCGCGCTCAGGGCGGCCGTGGCACTCGGGGCGGGAGCGGACGCGGAAGACGTGGTGCAGCAGGCCTTCTTCAAGGCGTACTGCTCCTTGGGGCGGTTCAGGGACGGTTCGGCGTTCAAGCCGTGGCTGCTGTCGATCGTCGCCAATGAGACGAGGAACACAGTGCGTTCGGCTGTCCGGCAGCGGTCACTCGTCGGACGCGAGGCAGCGCTCGCGGAGGCGGAGCCGCTGATACCGGAATCGGCGGACCCGGCGGTGGCGGCGCTGCGTGACGAGCGCCGCACGGCTCTGCTCGCCGCGCTCGACCGGCTGAGCGAGGAACACCGCCTGGTCGTCACGTACCGCTATCTCCTGGAGATGGACGAGACGGAGACGGCCGAGGCGCTCGGCTGGCCGCGGCCCGGCTCGACCAGAGCTTCAGCAAGACGGTGA
- the trpS gene encoding tryptophan--tRNA ligase: MALDRPRVLSGIQPTAGSFHLGNYLGAVRQWVALQESHDAFYMVVDLHAITVPQDPAELRANTRLAAAQLLAAGLDPERCTLFVQSHVPEHAQLGWIMNCLTGFGEASRMTQFKDKAAKQGADRASVGLFTYPVLQVADILLYQANQVPVGEDQRQHIELTRDLAERFNGRFGETFTVPAAYILKETAKIFDLQDPSIKMSKSASTPKGLINLLDEPKATAKKVKSAVTDTDTVVRYDTAEKPGVSNLLSIYSTLTGAGIAELEQKYAGKGYGALKTDLAEVMVDFVTPFRDRTQAYLDDPETLDSILAKGAEKARAVAAETLAQAYDKVGLLPAKH, translated from the coding sequence ATGGCCCTTGATCGTCCTCGCGTGCTCTCCGGAATCCAGCCCACCGCAGGCTCGTTCCACCTCGGCAACTACCTTGGCGCGGTCCGCCAGTGGGTGGCGCTGCAGGAGTCCCACGACGCGTTCTACATGGTGGTGGACCTGCACGCGATCACGGTGCCGCAGGACCCGGCCGAGCTCCGTGCCAACACCCGGCTCGCCGCCGCCCAGCTCCTCGCCGCCGGGCTCGACCCGGAGCGCTGCACGCTCTTCGTCCAGAGCCACGTCCCCGAGCACGCCCAGCTCGGCTGGATCATGAACTGCCTCACGGGGTTCGGCGAGGCGTCGCGCATGACGCAGTTCAAGGACAAGGCGGCCAAGCAGGGTGCGGACCGCGCCTCCGTGGGCCTCTTCACGTACCCGGTGCTCCAGGTCGCGGACATCCTGCTTTACCAGGCCAACCAGGTCCCGGTCGGTGAGGACCAGCGCCAGCACATCGAGCTGACCCGCGACCTCGCGGAGCGTTTCAACGGCCGGTTCGGCGAGACGTTCACCGTCCCGGCGGCGTACATCCTCAAGGAGACAGCGAAGATCTTCGACCTTCAGGACCCGTCGATCAAGATGAGCAAGTCGGCGTCCACCCCCAAGGGCCTGATCAACCTCCTCGACGAGCCCAAGGCCACCGCCAAGAAGGTCAAGAGCGCGGTCACCGACACCGACACCGTCGTGCGCTACGACACCGCGGAGAAGCCGGGTGTCAGCAACCTCCTCAGCATCTACTCGACGCTCACCGGCGCCGGTATCGCGGAACTGGAGCAGAAGTACGCCGGCAAGGGCTACGGTGCGCTGAAGACTGACCTCGCCGAGGTCATGGTCGACTTCGTGACCCCCTTCCGGGACCGCACCCAGGCCTATCTGGACGACCCGGAGACGCTCGACTCGATCCTGGCCAAGGGCGCGGAGAAGGCACGCGCCGTCGCCGCGGAGACCCTCGCCCAGGCGTACGACAAGGTGGGCCTCCTGCCCGCCAAGCACTGA
- a CDS encoding 2'-5' RNA ligase family protein, producing the protein MGTVTIGVSIAVPEPHGSLLQERRAGFGDPAAHGIPTHVTLLPPTEVDASALPAVEAHLGAVAAAGRPFPMRLSGTGTFRPLSPVVFVQVVSGGAACGWLQERVRDASGPMARELQFPYHPHVTVAHGISEEAMDRAYAELSEYEAEWPCTGFALYEQGADGVWRKLREFAFGGGGPLVPPQATAPAAHGTLPAR; encoded by the coding sequence GTGGGGACCGTAACGATCGGTGTGTCGATCGCGGTCCCGGAGCCTCACGGCAGCCTGCTCCAGGAGCGGCGTGCGGGCTTCGGGGACCCCGCGGCGCACGGCATCCCCACGCACGTCACGCTGCTGCCGCCGACCGAGGTGGACGCCTCGGCGCTGCCCGCGGTCGAGGCGCACCTGGGGGCCGTCGCGGCCGCCGGGCGCCCCTTCCCGATGCGGCTCTCCGGTACGGGCACGTTCCGCCCGCTGTCACCGGTGGTCTTCGTCCAGGTGGTGTCGGGCGGCGCAGCTTGTGGCTGGCTGCAGGAGCGGGTGCGGGACGCCTCCGGGCCCATGGCGCGCGAGCTGCAGTTCCCGTACCACCCGCACGTCACCGTGGCGCACGGCATCTCCGAAGAGGCCATGGACCGGGCGTACGCGGAGCTCTCGGAGTACGAGGCCGAGTGGCCCTGCACCGGCTTCGCGCTCTATGAGCAGGGCGCCGACGGAGTGTGGCGCAAACTGCGCGAGTTCGCCTTCGGTGGCGGCGGCCCGCTCGTGCCACCGCAGGCCACCGCCCCGGCCGCGCACGGCACGCTGCCCGCGCGCTGA
- a CDS encoding decaprenylphospho-beta-D-erythro-pentofuranosid-2-ulose 2-reductase, giving the protein MKDAFGTPQSLLVLGGTSEIGLATARRLVARRTRTVWLAGRPSPGLEKAAAGLRDMGADVRTVAFDALDSESHEATLGKIFAEGDIDMVLLAFGILGDQARDEDEPLAAVRVAQTNYTGAVSAGLVCARSLQAQGHGSLVVLSSVAGERARRSNFIYGSSKAGLDAFAQGLGDALHGTGVHVMVVRPGFVRSKMTAGLEEAPMATTPDAVAAAIETGLRRRSETVWVPGALRVVMSALRHAPRAVFRRLPV; this is encoded by the coding sequence ATGAAGGACGCCTTCGGCACCCCCCAGTCCCTGCTCGTACTCGGCGGCACCTCCGAGATCGGCCTCGCCACGGCCCGCCGTCTGGTCGCGCGGCGCACCCGCACCGTATGGCTGGCCGGGCGTCCGTCCCCGGGCCTGGAGAAGGCCGCCGCGGGCCTGCGCGACATGGGTGCGGACGTCCGCACCGTCGCCTTCGACGCGCTCGACTCCGAGTCCCACGAGGCGACGCTCGGCAAGATCTTCGCCGAGGGCGACATCGACATGGTGCTTCTCGCCTTCGGCATCCTCGGCGACCAGGCACGCGACGAGGACGAGCCGCTGGCCGCGGTGCGCGTCGCGCAGACGAACTACACCGGCGCCGTATCGGCCGGCCTGGTGTGCGCGCGGTCTCTGCAGGCCCAGGGCCACGGCTCCCTGGTGGTGCTCTCGTCGGTCGCGGGCGAGCGTGCCCGCCGGTCGAACTTCATCTACGGGTCCAGCAAGGCGGGCCTCGACGCCTTCGCCCAGGGCCTGGGTGACGCGCTGCACGGCACGGGGGTGCACGTGATGGTCGTCCGCCCCGGCTTCGTACGCTCCAAGATGACGGCCGGCCTGGAGGAGGCCCCCATGGCGACCACTCCGGACGCGGTCGCTGCGGCCATCGAGACGGGCCTGCGGCGGCGCTCGGAGACGGTGTGGGTGCCCGGGGCGCTGCGGGTGGTCATGTCGGCGCTGCGGCACGCCCCCAGGGCGGTGTTCCGGCGGCTTCCGGTGTGA
- a CDS encoding FAD-binding oxidoreductase produces the protein MPADSAPPPADSAIAPTVSVSGWGRTAPSTARLIRPRSPEEAVAALEACGERGGIARGLGRAYGDAAQNAGGAVIDMTGMDRVHAIDADAGTVLCDAGVSLHRLMEVLLPLGWFVPVTPGTRFVTVGGAIGADIHGKNHHGSGSFSRHVMAVELLTADGSVQAVERGSALFDATAGGMGLTGLILAATLQLQPVETSLMTVDTERATDLDDLMARLTATDHRYRYSVAWIDLLARGASMGRSVLTRGDHAPLDALPARARRAPLTFRPGQLPPAPRFLPEGLLGRRSVGLFNELWYRKAPRSRVGELQKMSTFFHPLDGVPHWNRVYGRGGFVQYQFVVGYGKEEALRRIVRRISERGCPSFLAVLKRFGEGDPGWLSFPMPGWTLALDIPANLPGLGAFLDELDEEVAAADGRVYLAKDSRLRPEMLAAMYPRLDDFRALRADLDPRGLFRSDLSRRLAL, from the coding sequence ATGCCTGCCGACTCCGCTCCGCCGCCCGCCGACTCCGCGATCGCGCCGACCGTGTCCGTGTCGGGCTGGGGGCGCACCGCGCCCTCCACGGCCCGCCTGATCCGCCCCCGTTCGCCCGAGGAGGCCGTCGCGGCCCTCGAGGCATGCGGGGAGCGCGGCGGCATCGCCAGGGGCCTCGGGCGGGCCTACGGGGACGCCGCGCAGAACGCGGGCGGCGCCGTCATCGACATGACCGGCATGGACCGCGTGCACGCCATCGACGCCGACGCGGGCACCGTCCTGTGCGACGCCGGGGTCTCCCTGCACCGCCTGATGGAAGTCCTGCTCCCGCTCGGCTGGTTCGTGCCGGTCACCCCGGGGACCCGCTTCGTGACCGTCGGCGGCGCGATCGGCGCGGACATCCACGGCAAGAACCACCACGGGTCCGGATCCTTCTCGCGCCATGTGATGGCCGTGGAACTGCTCACCGCCGACGGCTCGGTGCAGGCGGTGGAGCGCGGCAGCGCCCTGTTCGACGCGACCGCGGGCGGCATGGGCCTGACCGGTCTGATCCTGGCCGCGACGCTGCAACTGCAGCCGGTGGAGACGTCGTTGATGACGGTGGACACGGAACGCGCCACCGACCTGGACGACCTGATGGCCCGCCTCACCGCCACCGACCACCGCTATCGCTACTCCGTGGCCTGGATCGACCTCCTCGCGCGCGGGGCGTCGATGGGCCGCTCGGTACTCACACGCGGCGACCACGCTCCCCTGGACGCCCTCCCGGCACGCGCGCGTAGAGCCCCGTTGACGTTCCGCCCCGGCCAACTGCCGCCCGCCCCGCGCTTCCTGCCCGAAGGGCTGCTCGGCCGCAGGTCGGTGGGCCTCTTCAATGAGCTCTGGTACCGCAAGGCACCCCGCAGCCGGGTGGGCGAACTCCAGAAGATGTCGACGTTCTTCCACCCCCTGGACGGCGTCCCGCACTGGAACCGCGTGTACGGCCGCGGTGGCTTCGTGCAGTACCAATTCGTCGTCGGATACGGCAAGGAGGAAGCCCTGCGGCGCATCGTGCGGCGCATCTCCGAGCGCGGCTGCCCGTCCTTCCTCGCCGTACTGAAGCGCTTCGGAGAGGGCGATCCGGGCTGGCTCTCCTTCCCGATGCCCGGCTGGACCCTCGCCCTGGACATCCCGGCGAACCTGCCCGGTCTCGGCGCCTTCCTCGACGAACTCGACGAGGAGGTCGCCGCCGCCGACGGCCGCGTCTACCTGGCCAAGGACTCCCGTCTGCGGCCGGAGATGCTCGCCGCGATGTATCCGCGGCTCGACGACTTCCGCGCGCTGCGGGCCGACCTCGACCCACGCGGCCTGTTCCGCTCGGACCTCTCGCGACGCCTCGCCCTCTAG
- a CDS encoding phosphatase PAP2 family protein gives MHDMDHRLLSALRDCGSDARVAAAARALSWTGEHGALWIAAGLAGAAVDRERRGTWLRATALTAGAHLASMGLKRVVRRPRPDGDTGAQPLVRTAGRHSFPSSHATSAAAATVAYGALSPVGARVVPPLAAAMCVSRMIVGVHYPSDVAAGAALGALTARMGSAWMNGGRAHG, from the coding sequence ATGCACGACATGGACCACCGGCTGCTGTCGGCCCTGCGCGACTGCGGCTCCGACGCGCGCGTGGCCGCCGCCGCGCGGGCCCTGTCCTGGACCGGCGAGCACGGCGCCCTGTGGATCGCCGCGGGGCTCGCGGGCGCCGCGGTCGACCGCGAGCGGCGCGGCACGTGGCTGCGCGCCACGGCACTGACCGCCGGGGCGCACCTGGCGAGCATGGGCCTCAAGCGCGTCGTACGACGCCCACGCCCCGACGGAGACACCGGCGCGCAGCCCCTCGTCAGGACGGCGGGGCGGCACTCCTTCCCCAGCTCGCACGCCACTTCGGCCGCCGCGGCCACCGTCGCGTACGGCGCGCTGAGTCCCGTCGGAGCGCGCGTCGTGCCGCCGCTCGCCGCCGCGATGTGCGTCTCGCGGATGATCGTCGGCGTCCACTACCCGAGCGACGTGGCCGCCGGAGCCGCCCTCGGGGCCCTCACCGCGCGTATGGGCTCCGCCTGGATGAACGGGGGCCGCGCGCATGGCTGA
- a CDS encoding decaprenyl-phosphate phosphoribosyltransferase has product MADRTAALLERPQPPRPPGTGSLTALPLGLLKTARPRQWVKNVLVVAAPAAAGELFSRHSLMQLVVVFALFTAAASAVYLINDARDAEADRAHPTKCRRPVAAGQVPVTLAYAVGGLLAVLAPVAAAAFCTPLTAGLLAAYVVMQLAYCVSLKHILVVDLAVVTTGFLMRAMIGGLALDIPLSRWFLITTGFGALFMVSAKRYSEAVQMSGKAGATRALLTEYTTGYLRFVWQLAAGVAVLAYCLWAMESGGTANGSLLPWRQLSMAAFVLAVLRYAVFADRGTAGEPEDVVLRDRALAVIGLVWIAMYGLAVADW; this is encoded by the coding sequence ATGGCTGACCGCACCGCCGCCCTGCTCGAACGCCCCCAGCCGCCCCGGCCGCCCGGCACGGGCTCCCTCACGGCCCTGCCGCTCGGCCTCCTGAAGACCGCGCGCCCCCGCCAGTGGGTGAAGAACGTCCTGGTCGTCGCGGCCCCGGCCGCCGCGGGCGAGCTCTTCTCGCGCCACTCGCTGATGCAACTCGTCGTGGTGTTCGCCCTGTTCACGGCCGCCGCGTCCGCCGTCTACCTCATCAACGACGCACGCGACGCCGAGGCCGACCGCGCCCACCCGACCAAGTGCCGCAGGCCGGTCGCCGCCGGTCAGGTGCCGGTGACGCTCGCGTACGCGGTCGGCGGGCTGCTCGCCGTGCTCGCGCCGGTCGCCGCCGCCGCGTTCTGCACGCCCCTGACCGCGGGCCTGCTCGCCGCCTACGTAGTGATGCAACTGGCCTACTGCGTCAGTCTCAAGCACATCCTCGTCGTCGATCTCGCCGTCGTCACCACGGGATTCCTGATGCGGGCGATGATCGGGGGACTGGCCCTCGACATCCCGCTCTCGCGCTGGTTCCTGATCACCACGGGCTTCGGCGCGCTCTTCATGGTCTCCGCCAAGCGCTACTCCGAAGCCGTGCAGATGTCCGGAAAAGCGGGCGCCACGCGCGCGTTGCTCACCGAATACACCACCGGCTACCTCCGCTTCGTGTGGCAGCTGGCCGCCGGTGTCGCCGTCCTCGCGTACTGCCTGTGGGCCATGGAGAGCGGCGGCACCGCCAACGGCAGCCTGCTGCCCTGGCGGCAGCTGTCGATGGCCGCCTTCGTCCTCGCCGTCCTGCGGTACGCCGTCTTCGCCGACCGGGGCACGGCCGGCGAGCCCGAGGACGTCGTCCTGCGTGACCGCGCCCTCGCCGTCATCGGTCTGGTGTGGATCGCCATGTACGGCCTAGCGGTCGCCGACTGGTGA
- a CDS encoding GtrA family protein, translated as MGPELLGFATVGICAYAVDLGLFVWLRGPVGLDPLTAKALSFVAGCTVAYAGNALGTYRRRAGAAVARASRLRQYGIFFAVNIAGALVQLLCIAVSHYGLGLTSQRADTISGAGVGMALATVLRFWGTRTLVFRTTGREASWTG; from the coding sequence ATGGGCCCCGAACTGCTCGGCTTCGCCACCGTCGGGATCTGCGCGTACGCCGTCGACCTCGGCCTCTTCGTCTGGCTGCGCGGGCCCGTCGGTCTCGACCCGCTGACCGCCAAGGCGCTGTCCTTCGTGGCCGGTTGCACGGTCGCGTACGCGGGCAACGCGCTCGGCACCTACCGGCGGCGCGCGGGAGCCGCAGTGGCGCGAGCCTCACGCCTTCGCCAGTACGGCATCTTCTTCGCCGTCAACATCGCCGGTGCCCTTGTGCAGTTGCTCTGCATCGCGGTGTCCCACTACGGCCTCGGTCTCACCTCACAGCGCGCGGACACCATCTCCGGGGCGGGCGTCGGCATGGCACTCGCCACCGTCCTGCGTTTCTGGGGTACGCGGACCTTGGTCTTCCGCACAACGGGCAGGGAGGCATCATGGACTGGCTGA
- a CDS encoding YihY/virulence factor BrkB family protein — translation MDWLKKLPGIGPLVERLMRTHAWSAYERLDSVHWTRLAAAMTFISFLALFPLITVAAAVAAATLSKSQQNKLEENISKQVPGISDQLNLDALVANAGTVGLIAGALLLFTGIGWVGSMRECLRVVWELEDTDENPVMRKVKDAGVLIGLGGAGLASVAASTLASLAVGWSADLIGISEDGWGGVLLQAIAFAIAVLADFLLLLYVLTLLPGVQPPRRHLITAGLIGAAGFELLKLLLGGYMKGVAAKSMYGAFGVPVALLLWINFTAKLLLFCAAWTATRKQARTEASTEARTEEESDVSGGPSGATGPAAAGG, via the coding sequence ATGGACTGGCTGAAGAAACTCCCCGGCATCGGGCCCCTGGTGGAGCGCCTGATGCGCACGCACGCGTGGAGCGCGTACGAGCGGCTCGACAGCGTGCACTGGACCCGTCTCGCGGCCGCGATGACGTTCATCAGCTTCCTGGCGCTCTTCCCGCTGATCACCGTCGCCGCCGCGGTGGCCGCCGCGACCCTCTCCAAGAGCCAGCAGAACAAGCTCGAGGAGAACATCTCGAAGCAGGTCCCCGGCATCTCCGATCAGCTGAACCTGGACGCCCTGGTCGCCAACGCGGGCACCGTCGGGCTCATCGCGGGCGCCCTGCTGCTCTTCACCGGCATCGGGTGGGTCGGGTCGATGAGGGAGTGCCTGCGGGTCGTCTGGGAGCTGGAGGACACCGACGAGAACCCCGTCATGCGCAAGGTCAAGGACGCCGGGGTGCTCATCGGGCTCGGCGGCGCGGGGCTCGCGTCCGTGGCCGCGTCGACCCTCGCCTCGCTCGCCGTCGGCTGGAGCGCCGACCTCATCGGGATCTCCGAGGACGGCTGGGGCGGTGTGCTGCTCCAGGCGATCGCGTTCGCCATCGCCGTCCTCGCGGACTTCCTGCTCCTGCTCTACGTGCTGACCCTGCTGCCGGGCGTGCAGCCGCCGCGCCGCCACCTGATCACCGCCGGTCTGATCGGCGCGGCCGGGTTCGAGCTGCTCAAGCTGCTGCTCGGCGGCTACATGAAGGGTGTCGCCGCGAAGAGCATGTACGGCGCCTTCGGGGTGCCCGTCGCACTGCTCCTGTGGATCAACTTCACCGCGAAACTCCTGCTGTTCTGCGCCGCCTGGACGGCGACGCGGAAGCAGGCACGTACAGAGGCAAGTACAGAAGCACGTACAGAGGAAGAATCCGACGTCAGCGGCGGTCCTTCCGGCGCGACAGGTCCAGCGGCAGCCGGCGGTTGA
- a CDS encoding D-alanyl-D-alanine carboxypeptidase: MPAVKKTALLVTSAALLTMSTTAPAWADDKPGGDKKPKPPSSMSTVGGVKLGEPGTQVSLKDGAPVLPKDLSARSWMVSDAETGEVLASHNSHWRLAPASTLKMLFADTVLPKFPKTQKHKVELSDMAGIGAGSSMVGIKENETYTVHDLWLGVFLKSGNDAVHVLSAMNGGVPQTVKDMQSHADELQALDTHVVSPDGYDEKGQVSSAYDLTLFARSGLQKKDFREYCSTATAKFPGETKKVTKGKDKGKKKRESFEIQNTNRLLTGDVGIAPYKGIAGVKNGSTTNAGNTFTGVAERNGKVLLVTVMNPDSGEQFAVYKETERLLDWGFKASGKVEPVGELVAPKGAGTGSGKGAPGAAGKGGSDASKNVAHASAKGSGSGVGIALGVAGGVLALIAAGWFVLNRRLPLDLSRRKDRR, from the coding sequence GTGCCTGCCGTAAAAAAGACCGCCTTGTTGGTCACTTCCGCCGCATTGCTGACCATGTCGACCACGGCTCCCGCGTGGGCGGACGACAAACCGGGGGGCGACAAGAAGCCCAAGCCCCCGTCTTCGATGTCGACGGTGGGCGGTGTCAAGCTCGGCGAGCCGGGCACCCAGGTGAGCCTCAAGGACGGCGCTCCCGTCCTCCCCAAGGACCTGTCGGCGCGCTCCTGGATGGTGTCGGACGCCGAGACGGGCGAGGTGCTCGCCTCGCACAACTCGCACTGGCGGCTCGCCCCCGCGAGCACACTGAAGATGCTCTTCGCGGACACGGTCCTGCCGAAGTTCCCCAAGACCCAGAAGCACAAGGTCGAGCTCTCCGACATGGCGGGCATCGGCGCGGGCAGCAGCATGGTCGGCATCAAGGAGAACGAGACCTACACGGTCCACGACCTGTGGCTCGGCGTCTTCCTGAAGTCGGGCAACGACGCGGTGCACGTCCTGTCGGCGATGAACGGCGGTGTCCCGCAGACCGTCAAGGACATGCAGTCGCACGCCGACGAGCTGCAGGCCCTGGACACGCACGTGGTCAGTCCGGACGGCTATGACGAGAAGGGGCAGGTCTCCTCGGCGTACGACCTGACGCTGTTCGCCCGCTCGGGGCTGCAGAAGAAGGACTTCCGCGAGTACTGCTCGACGGCCACCGCCAAGTTCCCCGGTGAGACCAAGAAGGTCACGAAGGGCAAGGACAAGGGCAAGAAGAAGCGCGAGTCCTTCGAGATCCAGAACACCAACCGACTCCTTACGGGGGACGTCGGTATCGCCCCCTACAAGGGCATCGCGGGCGTCAAGAACGGCAGCACCACGAACGCGGGCAACACCTTCACCGGTGTCGCCGAGCGCAACGGCAAGGTGCTGCTCGTGACGGTGATGAACCCCGACTCGGGCGAGCAGTTCGCCGTCTACAAGGAGACCGAGCGTCTCCTTGACTGGGGCTTCAAGGCGTCCGGCAAGGTCGAGCCCGTGGGTGAACTGGTCGCTCCGAAGGGTGCCGGTACGGGCAGCGGCAAGGGCGCTCCCGGCGCGGCGGGCAAGGGCGGGTCGGACGCGTCCAAGAACGTGGCGCACGCCTCCGCCAAGGGCTCGGGCAGCGGCGTCGGCATCGCACTCGGGGTCGCGGGCGGCGTTCTCGCGCTCATCGCCGCCGGATGGTTCGTGCTCAACCGCCGGCTGCCGCTGGACCTGTCGCGCCGGAAGGACCGCCGCTGA
- a CDS encoding metallophosphoesterase translates to MVILFVLAGIAALAALVAMQWYAWRRLVRDTTSRSGAARRAGAVVFVTGPLLMFAAFASERAGAPFWLQKVLAWPGFMWMALSIYLVLALLVGELVRPFFLRRGAKAAPTEDAVKAETAAPVAQPENPAPAERPEGNPGPERARREPASPSRRLFVSRIVGGTAAAVAVGTVGHGTYGVLRGPRVKRVTVPLAKLPRGAHGFRIAVVSDVHLGPILGRGFTQRVVDTINGTQPDLIAVVGDLVDGSVEDLGPAAAPLAQLRARHGTYFVTGNHEYFSGAEQWVDHVRELGLRPLENARTELPGFDLAGVDDVAGEREGHGPDFAKALGDRDRSRASVLLAHQPVVIHDAVKHGVDLQLSGHTHGGQLWPGNFIADLANPTLAGLERYGDTQLYVTRGAGAWGPPVRVGAPSDVTVVELASRQA, encoded by the coding sequence GTGGTCATCCTGTTCGTGCTGGCCGGTATCGCCGCGCTCGCGGCCCTGGTCGCCATGCAGTGGTACGCGTGGCGGCGCCTGGTGCGGGACACCACGTCCCGGTCCGGGGCCGCCCGGCGCGCGGGCGCCGTGGTCTTCGTGACGGGGCCGCTGCTGATGTTCGCCGCGTTCGCCAGTGAGCGGGCGGGGGCGCCGTTCTGGCTGCAGAAGGTGCTGGCCTGGCCGGGCTTCATGTGGATGGCGCTGTCGATCTATCTCGTGCTCGCGCTTCTTGTCGGTGAGCTCGTACGGCCCTTCTTCTTGCGGCGTGGTGCGAAAGCCGCCCCTACGGAGGACGCCGTCAAGGCGGAGACCGCGGCTCCGGTCGCTCAGCCGGAGAACCCGGCGCCAGCGGAACGGCCGGAGGGGAACCCCGGCCCCGAGCGCGCGCGGCGCGAACCGGCCTCCCCCTCACGCCGTCTCTTCGTCTCCCGCATCGTCGGCGGGACCGCCGCGGCCGTCGCCGTCGGGACGGTCGGCCACGGAACGTACGGCGTCCTGCGCGGCCCCCGCGTGAAGCGCGTCACCGTGCCGCTCGCCAAGCTGCCGCGCGGGGCGCACGGCTTCCGGATCGCGGTGGTCAGCGACGTCCACCTGGGGCCGATTCTCGGCCGCGGCTTCACCCAGCGCGTGGTCGACACGATCAACGGCACCCAGCCCGACCTCATCGCGGTCGTCGGCGACCTGGTCGACGGCAGCGTCGAGGACCTCGGGCCGGCCGCCGCGCCGCTCGCGCAGCTCCGGGCGCGGCACGGGACGTACTTCGTGACCGGCAACCACGAGTACTTCTCCGGAGCCGAGCAGTGGGTCGATCACGTACGCGAACTCGGCCTGCGCCCCCTGGAGAACGCCCGCACCGAACTGCCGGGCTTCGACCTCGCGGGGGTGGACGACGTGGCGGGCGAGCGCGAGGGGCACGGGCCCGACTTCGCCAAGGCGCTCGGCGACCGGGACCGCTCGCGGGCGTCCGTGCTCCTGGCCCACCAGCCGGTCGTCATCCATGACGCCGTCAAGCACGGCGTCGACCTCCAGCTCTCCGGCCACACTCATGGCGGACAGCTGTGGCCAGGCAATTTCATCGCCGATCTGGCGAACCCGACGCTCGCGGGTCTTGAGCGGTACGGCGACACGCAGCTGTACGTGACGCGTGGCGCGGGCGCGTGGGGGCCGCCGGTGCGGGTAGGGGCGCCGTCCGACGTCACGGTCGTCGAACTGGCCTCCCGCCAGGCGTAG
- a CDS encoding ATP-binding protein → MLRRQAFRLPPHPASVSLARLHVHDHLAAWGHKEESAALHDAVLLVSELVTNAVSHGPAFDREFEVAITVLADGDCFIEVSDESPTSPELREAGPLEESGRGLRLLDALAEAWGVWQRGRHGKTVWALVRA, encoded by the coding sequence TTGTTGCGACGTCAGGCTTTCCGGCTGCCACCACATCCGGCTTCCGTCTCGCTCGCGCGACTCCACGTCCATGATCATCTCGCGGCGTGGGGGCACAAGGAGGAGAGTGCGGCGCTGCACGACGCCGTGCTCCTGGTGTCGGAGCTGGTGACGAACGCGGTGTCCCACGGGCCCGCCTTCGACCGGGAGTTCGAGGTGGCCATCACGGTTCTGGCGGACGGCGACTGCTTCATAGAGGTCTCCGACGAGAGCCCCACGAGCCCGGAGCTGCGGGAAGCGGGGCCCTTGGAGGAGAGCGGCCGCGGCCTGCGGCTGCTCGACGCGCTGGCCGAGGCGTGGGGCGTCTGGCAGCGCGGGCGGCACGGGAAGACGGTGTGGGCGCTGGTACGGGCCTGA